The DNA window CCTGGCGATTTTTCGAGCTATTGACCAATGGCAGAACGGTGACCTGGACTAAATCTCGGTTTCTAAAACCGGGGAGACATCGGTCTACCGTCCCGCTGCTTAAGATACAAGGGTGTAGCTTGCTTCCCGTAGGGTGGGCCACAGACGTGGGACGCACCCAATGGCATGCCCCCCAAATCTCAAAGGATTTGAGGGGCAGCGGTTTGGACCAAAATAAGTGACTAAATGACTACGCAGCCGATCGCCGGGGACGCTTGCGCTCAGACTTTTTCTTGTAGCCGATGGCCTGGGCCTCGTTGCTGTCGGAGCCGTAGACGCCGCACACCAGTTCTTTCATAGCCAGCACGTTTTGGTGGAACTGCCACTCGGCCAGGCGGGCCTTGTCGGCGGCGGCTTTGGCGCGCACCATGATCGCAGCCTCTTCGTCCTGGGCGGCCATCATCTCGGCGTAGCTTTTCTGGAGCCCTTCGAGGGTGGTCTTGGGGCGGGCGGAGGTGTAGTCGGCGATGGTGCGCGCACCGCGCAGGGAAGCAACATCTTGATGGGAAGCAACATCTTGATCGAGGTAGTCGGGCCGCAAACGGCGGGTGGTATCGGTGCTGAGCATGGGTGTAGTGCTCCTTGATGCCAATACAAAAGGGTGGTTAAAGCATCGGGGTGGCGGTAGGGCTGGGGAGGCTTGCCTGTCGCTCAGGGCAATGTGCCCGCTGCGATCGCCGACCCGGAAAAAACGGCGCAGCTTTATGAAAAAGATATGGACAGGCGCTGCTGAATGAAGTAGCGATGATGGTGAAGCATAACCACCCCCGTACTTACTTGTTACCGGCATGCGATTGTCTGTTACCGGGGTGCGATTGTTTGTTGCCGGAGCGCGATTGCTTGTTACCGAGGTGCGATTGCTTGTTACCGAGGTGCGATTGTTAATCACTGGGATGCGATTGTTTGTTACCAGGTCGCGATTGCTTCATGTGTCTGGTGCCCATGCTCTGCCTGGGTATCAAGCTGTAGGGTGGGCATCGCCCACCTTTGACCTACGCGATCGCAAGATAAATCAAACTTTGCCCAAAGACCTGATTTTTTATTGAGTAGGGTGCATTCGCGCAGCAATGCACCACCACTCCCGCCACCCACCAATCTCCCCCGCAGACAAAACCACCCAAATTTGGTGCGATCGCCTCCGATAATGCCCATTGCGCTGAGGTGTGACATCGCCTCCGAAGTAATACACAACCTGCCCCCGCCCAAGATCCCGACCACAACGCGGGCACCCTAAGCGAAATTCTTCGCCTCACGTTAATGCCCAATTACCGACGCCTATACCGATCTGGCGGTAGCTATTTTTTTACTCACGTTACCTATCAGCGCCACCCCTGGCTTTGCACTGAGCTTGGCCGACAAGCCCTGCGAGAAGCCATCATTGCCGTACGCCGAAAACACCCCTTCGCGATCGACGCCTTTGTGCTGTTGCCTGATCATTTTCACTGCATTTTGACGCTGCCAGAAATCGATGCCGACTATGCCAAACGCTGGCGCTTGATCAAGCTCATGGTGACGAAAGCCTGCGCCAAGGATCTGGCGCTGCCATTGGGGAAAAGCGCATCGGGGGAACGTCGGGGGGAGGGGAATTTATGGCAGCGGCGCTATTGGGAGCATGCTATTCGGAATGAGCGAGATTTCGTGAACCATTGTGAGTACATTCATTTCAACCCTGTGAAGCATGGGTTGGTGAAGAGCCCGAGGGATTGGGCGTATTCGAGTGTGCATCGATATTTGCGGGAATAGGAATGGTGGGGTGTTCGGTGTTGCTTGGGGAGTGGTGCATTGCTGCGCGAATGCACCCTACTATGGGCTGTCACACGAAAAATCTGCTAGAAAGGGGTGGCATTGAAAGTTTTACAAGGTTGAACCGGTGGTAGAACCAGTAACTATTACAGCAGCAGTGATTGTAGGGTTAGCGATCACAAAATTTACAGAGGGCGCAGCGAGTGAGGCTGGGAAGAAGTTGGTAAATCAGCTCTGGGAAACCATTGCCAATCGTTTTAAGGGGCGCAAGAATGCCGCTACTGCCCTTGCTCAACTTGAAGCCAACCAAGGACAAGCGCCAGAAGCCGAGGCCAACTTGGTGCGGGTGCTGGACGGGGAGATATTTGAAGATGACGACTTTCGCAACGAGTTGGAGCAAATCGTTAAGCAAATTCAAACCGAAGCACCAACGCGGCTACAGGATGTGTTGGTGGGCATAAAAGCGCGCAATATTCGTGCTAAAGATGTAACCGCAGAAGTCAAATCTGGTGAAGCGACTCATCAAAGAGTGGCTTCCACTTTAGAGGCAACTGAGGATGTAGATCTAGGTAATGTGTCGGCGAAGCAGTAAGAAAAGCCGATGGTGAGCCCCGACAAGTCTCAAGAAGTTCTTAAGGATTTAAGTGCGGGTCGAGATATCTCCATAGGGGATGTCTCGGTTGAGATGAAGTCGTACATCGGTCCCCAGGAAATTATTGTGTCTGGGGTAGGAGAGTCGCCGCCAAATTTTGAAGCGACCTGGGTAAATCGCGAGGCCGTGCAGGTTGAGTTGCGGAATCGCCTGACCCGCGACCCAGTGACCGAAATCGTGGCGGTGGGGGGCTTTGGCAAATCTTGGCTGGCAGCCTGGGCCTATGCTGAATTAGCAACAGACTTTGACAAGCGGTTGTGGGTCAACTTTCGACGAGAGCTGTGGCAAGCTTACGGATTCGATCGTTTTGCCCGCTGGATCTTGCAAGAAATTGGCTTCCCGCAAAAAGACCCTGCTGCAAAAGAAGATCTGCTGCTGCGGGAGTTAACCTACCGGCTCAACGACCAAAACCGCCCGGTCAAAACCCTGGTGGTAATGGACAATGTGGAATCTTTGCGGCAGTCTACCGATTGGCCCTGGTTTGAGCAATTTCTGCAAACTTGGGCGAGGCAGGGACAATGCAGTCGCTTGTTGGTGACGACGCGACCAGCATCTATCACATCGATGTCCTTTGAGCTAAGTGGGCTGTCGTTGACTGAAGGCACAGCTTTTTTACAGCGAGAAGGGTTAACCGGAGATTGCATTGCTGAGCTGGTTGAGCTGGCCGATGGGCATCCCCTATTGCTTAACCTGGCGGCGGCCTGGGTGCGACAAACTCCAGGAGCCAAGGTGGATGACTCAGCCGTGACCTTCTTTAGCCAACTGTTTGAGCCGTACCGGAGAGACGCTACCAGTCTGGCTGAAGCTAAGGTAGAGCTAATTTTTGAACAGGTGTTTGAGGCATTGCCCGAACCCTGGAAAGACATGTTGTTGCGGGTATCGGTCTATCGGCTACCGTTTGACCTAGCCATGGCCCAGGCGATGGAAGAAACGGTAACGTTAGAAGACTTACAGGGTTTGGTAGCTCAGGCGCTTTTAGTGAAGGAAGATCAGCGCTTTACCCTACATGCCCTAATTGCAGAATTAGTACAAGATTGGGTTTCGGACACAGTAAAAAAAGAGGCTCACGAGCAGGCTATTGCCTACTACCAAGCCCATTACCGATCCTGGGATGGTGCTATTGCCAGTTGTCAAGAAGAATTAGAGGCCTTTTACCATGCCGTTGAACTAGGACAATATGGTTGGGCGTATAAAGTTCTTGATCGCTGTGCTGATTTACTGCAAAGAGCAGGATACTGGCGCGATTTGGTGCCTATTTGCCAGATGCTGACTCAGCATTGGCAACCTGAAAGTGAAAAGGAAACCCAGGATTTGGGTTGGGTATGGAATCAACTCGCTGGTCTGCATCTGAATCTAGGAGATTATCAATTAGCTGTCGAGATCTATCAACGAGCCAAAGTCCTATTTACATCTATTGCCTACAGAGATGGCGAAGCCGCCGTCCTGGGCAATCTGGGCAATGCTTACCGTTCTCTGGGGCAATACCAGCAGGCAATTAAGTTCCACCAGCAGCACCATGACATTGCGCGAGAAACCGGCAATCGTGGTAGCGAAGCCGCATCCCTAAGCAATCTGGGCGCTGTTTACCAGTTTCTGGGGCAATACCAGCGGGCGATTGAGTTCTTGCAACAATCCTTGGTAATTGCGCGAGAAATCGGTGCTCGCGGTAGTGAAGCCGCATCTCTGTGCAATCTGGGTGTTGCCTATCGTTCTCTGAGGCAATACCAGCAGGCGATTGAGTTCTTGCAGCAATCCTTAGTGATTGCGCGAGAAATCGGTGATCGCTGTGGCGAAGCCAAATCCTTAGGTAATTTGGGCAATGCTTACCAGTCTCTGGGGCAATACCAGCAGGCGATTGAGTTCTTCCAACAATCCTTGGTAATTGCGAGAGAAATTGGTGATCGCGATAGCGAAGCTGCATCTATAGGCAATTTGGGCAGTGCCTACCAATCTCTGGGGCAATACCAACGGGCGATTGAGTTCCACCAGCAGCAACATGACATTGCGCGAGAAATTGATGATCGTGGTGGCAAAGCCAAATCCCTGAGCAATTTGGGCGTTGCCTACCAGTTTCTCGGGCAATACCAGCAGGCTATCAAGTTCTATCAGCAGGCATTGAAAATCAAGCGAGAAATTGGCGATCGTGGTAGTGAAGCCAGCTCCCATTGGAGTTTAGCTAATGCTTACCAGCAGCGCGGACGTCTCAAGCTCGCTATGGAGCATCGGCGTCAGGCATATCGCGCCTGGCACGATATGCAGCTACCCCTAGCCGCAGCTCCCTTTCCAAATTGGACGAAAAATATAATTCAGAACCTGAGTGATGACTGGGCAGAACAGCAGATCGCTAATGAAAAAAGGATGGAGTGGTTGTTTCTACCACTGGGCTATTTCCTCTTCATTCTCCGCACAGCGTTTTCACCGCTTATCTGGCTCCAAAAACGTTTGAAGGTACATCCATTGATGTTCTGGTTTGCCTTGGGTGTTGCCCTCGTTCTGCTTGTGGCCTGGCTGCGATAGGCTCCACGCGTAGGGTGCATTCCCGGCCCACAAATTCGCGCAAAGCCCCACAGATTCTGCCTTGGGGCCGCAATGCACTGCTCGCTATATGGAGCTACTCCTTCCAACTCTGCCTCTCTATGGTGCATTCGCGTAGCAATGCACCCTACGATATGACGAAAGCCTCAATCTAAGCAGCAGCCACCCTACTTCCCCACATTCAGAGGCGTATCGACAGTGGTTCCAATTAAAATACGTGAGTACTAGCTCATTGCCCCTATGCTAACGACCCTATGTTAACCGCCCTGCACATCGAGAACTTTGCCCTGATCGATCACCTCGATCTGCGGCTCGAGGCCGGGCTAAACGTGCTCACGGGCGAGACCGGAGCGGGCAAATCGATCATTCTCGACGCCATCGACGCGGCATTGGGGGGCAAGGCCAACCAGCGACTGGTGCGATCGGGCAGCCAAAAGGCTCTAGTAGAAGCCTCCTTTGACGTACCCAAAGAAATCCACACCTGGCTAGCCGAGCAGGAGTTTCCCGCCGCTGACGGTGCCCTAGTGCTGCGGCGAGAGCTGACCCTGGGCAAGACCCTGCGCAGCCGCTCATTTCTCAACGGCAGCCCCGCCACCCGACCCCAGCTCGAAGTGCTGCGGCAAAAGCTGGTCGAAATCACCGCCCAGGGGCAGACCGTGCAGCTCGGCTCCCCCGATCGCCAGCGCGAATGGCTCGACGGCTTTGGCGGTGCCCCCCTCGTCACCCAGCGCCAGCGAGTCGCCACCGCCTACGACGCAGCCGCCCAGGCCAAAAAACGGCTAGACACCCGCCGCAAAGCCGACCAGCAGCGCCGCGACCAGCTCGATCTGCTGCGCATGCACCGCCAAGACCTAGAGCAAGCCCAGCTCGACGACCCCCAAGAACTCGAAACCCTCGCCCAAGAGCACGATCGCCTCAACCACAGCGTTGACCTGCAACAAAACAGCTACGCGGCCTACCAAATTCTCTACGAGAGCGATGCCGGCGAGAGCGCCTGCGCCGACCTGCTGGGCAAAGCCGAAGCCATCTTGATCGACATGGAGCGCTACGACCCAGCCATCACCTCGATTTTGGGCATGGTCAGCGAAGCCCTCACCCAGATCGAAGAAGCTGGGCGCGCCATCAACGCCTACGGAGCCAGCGTCGAAGCCGACCCCGATCGGCTCGAAGAAGTCGAAGAACGTATGCGCCAGCTCAAGGCCCTGTGCCGCCGCTTTAGCCGCACCCTGCCTGAGCTGGTGGCCTATCGCGACGAAGTCAACCAGGCCCTCGCCGAACTCTCAGGCGAAGGCCAATCCATCGAAGCCCTAGAGGCCGAGGTCGAGAAGACCCAGACCGCCTTGACGGAAGCCTGCGCCAAACTGACCCAGCTGCGCCAGGGCGTGGCCCAGAAGCTAGAGACGCGCCTGGTCGACGAACTCAAACCCCTGGCCATGGATCGGGTGCAGTTCGAGGTCGAACTCAAGCCCATTACCGCCACCGCCAACGGGGCCGACGGCATTCGGTTTTTGTTTAGCCCCAACCCAGGCGAGCCCCTGCAACCCCTGGCCGAGACCGCCTCGGGCGGTGAGATGAGCCGCTTTCTGCTGGCGCTGAAGGCTTGCTTTTCGCAAGTAGACCCGGTGGGCACGCTGGTGTTCGACGAGATCGACGTGGGGGTGTCGGGCCGGGTGGCCCAGGCGATCGCCGAAAAGCTCTACCAGCTCGGTCGCCAGCACCAGGTGCTCTGCGTCACCCACCAGCCCATGGTGGCGGCTCTGGCCGATGCCCACTTTCGAGTCGGTAAGCAGGTAGTCGAAGCCGCCCTGGCCAAGGGAGCCAAAGCAGGCGAGGCCGAGCGCACGGTGGTGCGGGTGCTGCCGCTGTCGCCCAGCGATCGCCGCGAAGAGCTGGCCCAGCTAGCCGGGGGCGAGTCGCACCAGCAATCCCTCTCCTTTGCTGAGGCGCTGCTATCTCAGGCCGACAGCATCCGCGAAAAACTGTA is part of the Leptolyngbya subtilissima AS-A7 genome and encodes:
- the recN gene encoding DNA repair protein RecN; protein product: MLTALHIENFALIDHLDLRLEAGLNVLTGETGAGKSIILDAIDAALGGKANQRLVRSGSQKALVEASFDVPKEIHTWLAEQEFPAADGALVLRRELTLGKTLRSRSFLNGSPATRPQLEVLRQKLVEITAQGQTVQLGSPDRQREWLDGFGGAPLVTQRQRVATAYDAAAQAKKRLDTRRKADQQRRDQLDLLRMHRQDLEQAQLDDPQELETLAQEHDRLNHSVDLQQNSYAAYQILYESDAGESACADLLGKAEAILIDMERYDPAITSILGMVSEALTQIEEAGRAINAYGASVEADPDRLEEVEERMRQLKALCRRFSRTLPELVAYRDEVNQALAELSGEGQSIEALEAEVEKTQTALTEACAKLTQLRQGVAQKLETRLVDELKPLAMDRVQFEVELKPITATANGADGIRFLFSPNPGEPLQPLAETASGGEMSRFLLALKACFSQVDPVGTLVFDEIDVGVSGRVAQAIAEKLYQLGRQHQVLCVTHQPMVAALADAHFRVGKQVVEAALAKGAKAGEAERTVVRVLPLSPSDRREELAQLAGGESHQQSLSFAEALLSQADSIREKL
- a CDS encoding tetratricopeptide repeat protein, whose product is MVSPDKSQEVLKDLSAGRDISIGDVSVEMKSYIGPQEIIVSGVGESPPNFEATWVNREAVQVELRNRLTRDPVTEIVAVGGFGKSWLAAWAYAELATDFDKRLWVNFRRELWQAYGFDRFARWILQEIGFPQKDPAAKEDLLLRELTYRLNDQNRPVKTLVVMDNVESLRQSTDWPWFEQFLQTWARQGQCSRLLVTTRPASITSMSFELSGLSLTEGTAFLQREGLTGDCIAELVELADGHPLLLNLAAAWVRQTPGAKVDDSAVTFFSQLFEPYRRDATSLAEAKVELIFEQVFEALPEPWKDMLLRVSVYRLPFDLAMAQAMEETVTLEDLQGLVAQALLVKEDQRFTLHALIAELVQDWVSDTVKKEAHEQAIAYYQAHYRSWDGAIASCQEELEAFYHAVELGQYGWAYKVLDRCADLLQRAGYWRDLVPICQMLTQHWQPESEKETQDLGWVWNQLAGLHLNLGDYQLAVEIYQRAKVLFTSIAYRDGEAAVLGNLGNAYRSLGQYQQAIKFHQQHHDIARETGNRGSEAASLSNLGAVYQFLGQYQRAIEFLQQSLVIAREIGARGSEAASLCNLGVAYRSLRQYQQAIEFLQQSLVIAREIGDRCGEAKSLGNLGNAYQSLGQYQQAIEFFQQSLVIAREIGDRDSEAASIGNLGSAYQSLGQYQRAIEFHQQQHDIAREIDDRGGKAKSLSNLGVAYQFLGQYQQAIKFYQQALKIKREIGDRGSEASSHWSLANAYQQRGRLKLAMEHRRQAYRAWHDMQLPLAAAPFPNWTKNIIQNLSDDWAEQQIANEKRMEWLFLPLGYFLFILRTAFSPLIWLQKRLKVHPLMFWFALGVALVLLVAWLR
- a CDS encoding REP-associated tyrosine transposase → MPNYRRLYRSGGSYFFTHVTYQRHPWLCTELGRQALREAIIAVRRKHPFAIDAFVLLPDHFHCILTLPEIDADYAKRWRLIKLMVTKACAKDLALPLGKSASGERRGEGNLWQRRYWEHAIRNERDFVNHCEYIHFNPVKHGLVKSPRDWAYSSVHRYLRE